The Kryptolebias marmoratus isolate JLee-2015 linkage group LG21, ASM164957v2, whole genome shotgun sequence genome segment GTTTATGGAGAGAGCCTAAGATGGTCCGGGTGGTCCAGTCTCCCAGAAGGTCTCCTTCCTgagaggtggaaaaaaaaaaggacttggTTACTTTAAAGAAACCCAGGCAAGATGTaacttatttaacaaaataagacCCAGTGTGGCTTtacttttctgtatttgatgATATACTCCAGCACGGGGGCTCCTCGCCCGTGCCGAGGCCTCCAGGTGAGCTCGTAGGAGTCAGCCCTGCCCGTGCGCGGCTGACTGAGAATAATGGGGGCGTCTGCGGGCAAAATCTGTCCCGGCACCTCCGAGCAGTCCATGGGCAGCATGGCGCCGGTAGCCCCGGGCCTCACAGGAGGCTGCTCCTTCAGCACCTTGTCTGGGCTGAGAGGGCGATAGATGGAGGGCAGCGTCCTCCCAGATGAAACCCCTACAAAAACCACACACGATCAGATCTACAAGCCACCAAACAGGAGGACGAAACCCGTATGTCAGTGCTGATCCACAGCTACTTACCAGTTGACACCGTTACGAGGCGAACGGAGGCTTGCGAGCTGCCCACCCCGTTCTCCGCCATGCACTGGTACAGGCCGTCGTCCTGAGGGCCCACGTTAAAGATGCGCAGCGCCCGCGAGGTGAGCCGGTGGTGGGGCGACGGCGCCAGGGGCTGGGCGTTGTGGAGCCACATCACGGAGGGAGTGGGCTTACCGCGGACCTGGCAGGTGAAGCGCACCGTCTCGCCGTGCACggcctcctgctgctgcagctccacgGTCACCTGAGGGGGCTCTGCAGGAGGGAACCGACAGGCGGGAGCGCATTAGTGTTTGCACAGCTGATCGCGACTATGTGCTGCGCTAAAAACTCGAGACAAAAaggcttttcagtttttaaaatcagagcaaaaacacaaacgcaagcatgtgtgtgtgtgcaaaaataTTCAATGTGTAGAGCTAGGCAGGCCAGCCAGTTGATGGTTGGCTGCTTGTGAATAGGAGGGGGGGGGCAGAACTCATTACAGCTACAGCAGCActcaaactttaattaaaaccagcTGCTGAGAGACAAGcccaaaacacatttacacaaacacacaagcacacacacacacacacacacacacgcaaaatCACTGTAAAAACAGTCATCCATAACCTAGACACATTCAATCAAGTCCTGCTACAGAACAGAGAGCCCTGTCTCCACTGTGTCGTCTCTGCTTAAACACACACCACTACTTCAACGCTAAACAGGAGACAAAATAACCGTCAAATCCATGACTCAGACAGAAAGGGGTAAAGTAAGCAAAGTGTCCGATATGAAAAGCCTTTCCAGAAATTGAATCGATTGGTTGAAACGTTTGATGCCGTTCGACTTCCTCACCAAACACTTGCACGTCGTACAGCACGGTGGTGAAGCCGGCCGAGCCGATGCCGTTGTCCGCTCGGCACACGTAAGTGCCGGAGTCGCCTTCGCCCACCGCGTCGATCAGCAGGTTGCTGAGCAAAAAGTGCGTGTTGTTATGGAAGCGCAGGTCCTGGCCGTCTTTGGCCCACGTGACCCGCGGCGTGGGGATGCCACTGGCCACGCACTCCAGCACCAGCCGCTGGCCTTTGGTCACCATGATGGAGCGCGGCGCCGGCGGGTAGATGATGCGGGCCGCTTCCGAGGTGGAGCCTGGAAGAGACGAGGACGGTCGGGATGTGGATGTTGGCGAGGCTccttttgtttgcaaaattaaaaacagatgacAGCGAAGCTAAATCAAGTCTGCTTTCCACTTTTATCTCCGACTTTGAAGATTCAAAAGCACGAACTGTGAATGTCAGCATGTGTGACTAAATATGTGCTGGCAAGATCAAATGATAAAAGGTCAAACTAGATGGATTTATGAAAGACACGTGCGCAACACGTGTACAGTGTAGGCCGCAAAGTCTAAAGTTATGTTTAAAgtgataattcagatcttttgaagttgcGTTTCGTTGCAGATCGCTCTTTGAATcaccttttattattaatatttttgccagaataaccaaaactgaggtcattcaacctgttatctacaacaggtaaaatattaattgttcataaccttttcagaAAACCCCACCCTTTTGTTTTAGCGTTGGAGGTGATGACTCACGGCGAATGCGCAGACGATCGGTGGACGCGGAGGTTTTGACCTCCTGAGTGACAGGGTTGTAGGCCGCACACTTGTACGGCCCCTCGTCGTCCCGCGTGGCATTGGCTATCTGCAAGTTCCCCGATGGCATGATGAGGTAGTTTCCTGCAGGAGAGAAAACGTGTAGGAGTGAGAGGAGCCCAACAACAAAAACGGTCAGGGTCTACAGAGTTGTTCAGAAACTTTACGAAATACAACTATGAGCAAAAAAAGGGGCCTGGGAAAAATCCAGTCCACGTAGCAAAATTTAGCTTGTAACATGAGCCCTGAAGACCATTCCAATACATGTCCGCACTGTCAGAAAAGGCCACAAGGGGGCGCCCTTGAGTCTGACCCAGAGCATCCAGTAAGCGTTTAACAATGTGGGATTCATTTCCTCGCTGATAAGCAGCAGATATCAGTACCTACACCTCCCAGACATCATCAGCATACCAGCAGCAAACCACTGGAGCTTTTCTCCTCTTCTAGACAACTTAGAAGTAAATAGTTtggaaaataaacagcagcGTTCCCGTGTTTCAACATTCTCCAGATAACAGCCTTATCAGCAGTTTTATGAGGGGGTCAGACAGGAGGATTAGAGCATTCCAGTAAATTAAGAAGACGGTATCAAAGAGGGAGGATTTACGCGGCAGCGCGGTACCTTTGGACGTTTCCAGCCATTCCTGCTTGACGCTGTAGCGAACCTGAGCTTTGGGCTGACTCTCGGGGAGGTGACACTCGATCACAGCCGTGTTGCCTTCGTCGACTTCAATCTCCTGCTGGACGTCGGGCTCGAAGTCCCGGAgatctgaaagaaagaaagaaaaaaaaaaaaaaaacgaggcaAGTCAGCGCTGTCACACAACTGCAAAACAACCCACTATTCTTTCAGCAGCGCAATACAGCGAGTAAATCACGTCTAACTGCACATGTACACAGTCAGTCCTCAGtgtcagaagaagaaaaccacaATATTTTGAACAATAATAACTTTACTGTTTCCGTGCAAGGCCAGCTTCTCTCTGCTGTGTTGCAACCACATTGTTTCGCTAATGTTTTCTCTTTAGTCATTTCTTTCCCATTGCTTGTGTTAGCACAATCCAGTTCAAGTCACTGGAATTTTACACAAGCCTTCTTCTACTGGAGTCATCTCACGGCAAATCGGCTAAATATGGTACCTTTAACATTTGAGGAGGTGTCAATAGTCCTGACAGACACGATACCAGGACTGGAACTGGTTCGGAGTCTGTGGGAAACGAGGGAGTGGGATTACTGGGGCCATGTGCCACAAACTGTgttctgcagacacaaagtCTCCACGGCCTAGATGCTCatctgacccctgacctcctTAAACCCCTGCCTGAGCGGCCCAGAGGCCTGGCGAAGGGGTCAAAGGGGAGAGCCGTCCGCCCGGTAGGGTTTCAGAGAAAGAGCTCCAGTTCGGGCCCCGAGAGGAAGCGGCTAAAAAACTCGGAATAAAAACCGAGCCCGTAAAATTCTCGGCAGGAGAAGCAATgccattttagagaagctggaGCAGAAAGGGAAACTAAAATGAGAGcgagggaaggaaaaggaggcAGGGAGAAACACGAGAGGGAAGGGGAGGGAAAGCAGGAGAAACTTGTCATGATGGAGTTCGACAGTAaaatgaaagataaataaaacttctcCAGGAACGTAATTAAACGTCTACCAGCCTTTGTTGATTTATTCTTAACAAACACAGGCTCTCCATTCTTTCCAGAGGTGCTATAGCTGGCGTGTTTTTCTTGGATCAGCCACACTCTTCatttaaaagtgaagaaaaaaaaaaaaaaacaagctgctggtGCTCGCAGTCAGCTGATCAGACTTTGTATACAGCTTTAATTTAATATGCAAAGTTCAATCAAGGCCTTGGGATCGACTGATAAACGCATCAAAGTGATTTACGtctgcacaaacacatccaCTGATTAATTCACCATGGCTGCTGGATCTGCCTGTATCTGGAGGAGCTTTAATGGGAGAAATGGGGGAGATCAgggtccacacacacacacagagaaacacaacaggactccatctcagactctgtCAGCTCCGAATCTGAAAGATGAGAATCCAAGCCGGGGCATGTTGAGTTTTAGTggtgcgtgtgtgagtgtgtctaagtgtgtgtgtgtggcgctCCATTTGCTAAATCAATCAGGCGCTGTTTTTACAGACACCCATCTCCCCCCCAGATACCTACCCATCCTACCATCTTCCTGCCTGTGTCTTTTTACATTTGCACATTGTAaaccccccaacacacacacacatatatacccGCATCTTTCAGAGGAACAAGCCCTCATGGGTGcctctcaggtgtgtgtgtgagagagagcatCCTGCATGTACAGAGGATTGATTGTATGCATAAAGTGAAGCAGACCTCCCACACCAGGGCTCCTTGGCAGGGCCCACGAAAATATTTCAAGAGAGACAGTGTATTCATCATCTTTATGCGCCACAGCAGGAGGCCCCCTGCTTGTGTGCGCCTCTGAATTATAACATGTTTGTGCAACGTGTTGTGTGTCGTGCACAGATGTATGGCAGGGCGATTGTCAGCGCAACAATTCAAGTGAGGAGCAGTTTTAACTTGtgccaaaataataataaaaaaaggcagattctTCAGAGTCGAATGCTGTGGAGGGTCTGGAATCAACCTACACCGATCACGAAAAACATGTGCGTACAGCTGAGACAAAGGCAAGCACGTACACACTCCCCGTGGAGCAATTCCTTAGGCAATTTGAGGGTGGCTGAAAAGGAACCATTATTAAATTAGAAGACGTGGGGCGAAGAGTCAGGCTCCACACGTGGAGTTCAGATCTTGAAGGTTGTGAAGATTTaccatcttacctgctgtagatagctcctttgaacgacctcagcttggagaactagagtttaattctgatgagCTACGAccagcatttaaaaacaaacacgtaaacacacctgcaggaagtgctacaacaagcaatccactttggtcttggcctcatTTCGATCATCAGCGCTTGAATCCAGACAGAATTAAAcgccatttctccaaactaagatctttcaaagagttatctgcaacaagtaagatatcAACTGTctgtaacctttccacagaaccccacttcaataGATCTGAACTATAACTTTAATGTCCAGGCGTGATTCATCCACCTTTGGAGCCATCAGTAACTTTTTTCGAACACCTTTCTACATATTTTGTTGGAAAAGAAAGACATGAGGTGAAGATGACAGAAAAGGTGAGCCTTTAAAAGCAGGATGGAATGGAGAGAAGGAGAGTGAGAGTGAATAAAGTGCACAGAAAGAGGAGTGAGAGAACATGACATTGTTGTGTCAGGATCCTGTCTCGACTGGCCTAAAACACCTCCAGCCTCTCCAGTTAGGGCAAACATCAATACAtgtaaaacaatacatttaccAGCAGCCATTTACACCCATATCCTCCGTCCacctccccctccccaccccgCACACAACCCTTATCTCCCTTTAGCCAATAATGGGGTCATAATTTCTGGCCAGCCCTGCTGTCAGGCCCTTCAGAGAGGAATGTGGCGTTGTGAGGAGCAAAGGAGCCAATGGAGGCAGGGGGCCCCTGCGCTGAGCGCTGGTCCCCCTCTATCCCTACTCAGGCTGGCCCCCGGCCCCAGGGTCCCCTCCATTCCTAGAGCTCGAGTTTCACAGCTTCAGACCCCCTCTCCATCCCATGACGCATATCAAATGTAACGCCACCCACTCGGAGCAGCAGAGCACTAAAAACTTCAGCATCAGCAGTCATTTCTGTTAACTATTAGATCAATGTAAGTCAGCATAAGAGCAGCTGTTTTGTCTACACAGAATGAGTTATGTCACTTACCAGTGATGTGTTACAGATTTCCACTGAAGCTGGTTTGTGTACTTTGTGAGGATTAGTTTCAGACTAACCACAACCAGTGGAAAAGTACAGGGTTTACAATGTTGTATTGGTAAAGATTTGAAGCAAACAAATACCACCTCCTCACTGTTTTGGTTGTAGCTGAAGAAAATTAAGTCAAAGGCACTCTTGAGATACGCCGACAGACCAAACTCAAAGGGGGCTGAAAGAGgcccttgtgtttgtgtttatctggCACGGCTTGGAGTGGGCGCGTACTCACTGGCAGCGGTGACGTTCGCGGGAACGCTTGCCAGAGCTCCAGCGTCGGTGCTGGCCACACACTGGTATCTGCCCAGAGTCAGGTTGGACAGAGCGGGAACGAACAGGCTGCCGGGACCCACCACCACACCGTAGTAGCCGTCCATCAACTGCTCGCCGTTGAGGCGCCAGCTGACTTGGGCCGAGGCGGGCCGGGCGCTGCAGCGCAGCGAGACGCTGCCTCCGAACTTCTGCACCACGGACACGGGCTCCTCGGTGAAGACTGGCACCTCATCTGAAGAGAAGACCAGAGTCAGTTTTAACCACTTCATAAGGACATTTCCTGTTATATACGACACTAGATACCACCTCCACAAACATATTGATTATAGTATCTGTGACATCCAAAATGATACACAGATGATCATAACACAAGGGTCTTTTTtccacagataaataaaaaacaggcacaatgcatttgttttaattcatcaCTTTGCCCCACATGTTATTTCTCCAcctatttgtgtttgtgttgatattTTTGTAGGTATTGCAGCAATAATATGTCCCGTTTTAAAAATTACTACCTTTACAAAAAGTGTATACACGTTTTATTAATAGTATTGTCACTTTTATTAGGTTGGAAACCTATTATAAGACATTCAAGTATTTGGCAAGATCAAGTGCTATACTTTCGGTTTACTGTGgcaaaactaatatttttatttgtcgtTTAATTTAGTTCCTCCTGTTTGAACAAATACGAGATGCTGAAAATCTAGCTGATGAAAAGAtgtaatttctgtaaaaagtaaaactgaggaatacaaataaatgtaagaTCTCCACCCAGCAAGAAACAGGGTTCCAGCCTTTTTTATGAGCCATGGCTGCTTGTTATTGgtttcagaaacaaagaaaaacgtGAAAGCCTTACTTGGCAAATTAAGGCTCGCTCTCCATGAGTCACCTAAACATTTAAGATCGTTTAGCTGATCCAGGAACAACTAATCCAGCCTGTTTAATTCCTCAGTTACTCGAGGACTTGGTTAGCAAACGTGAAATTAGTTCCTGCAAGAAACTACAGCTCTGATTGAAGAAATACTGAAATAGCAGCTAATTTAAAACCTCGGCAGAGCGTCTATTAAAGCCTTTAATTGTTCATGAAATTATactcaaatgcttttttttaataatacaaTTATTAGAGCGATTCAGTTGATTAATAGGTAAATCTTTTCAGTTGTCCGTACAAcgcttcttttcattttcagtccacCCGTGGTGGCTACTACAGCTTATCCAAATTGCTCACTTATTCATATGCATTTCAAACAAACTGCTGTGTCTGCTGCCAGACATGTAAAACACTTCACCGCCTGTGTCCGAGCCaggatacttttttttttttccctggcaGGAGTTATCGCGCACCAAGTGTTCAGGAAGGTGAAGACGACATGCAAAGTGAGGTCAGACTGCACTATGGTGAAGTGATAGAAAGCATGCATTGTTTACATctgctcagaaataaaaacttaataataaaaacagactatATGTGGTTGAGCGCaaagataaatacatttaagaGTTGTGTGATCTCGTCGCTCACCAGTGGCTGAAGCGCCGCTCTGCAGGCAGCACAGCAGTACTGCGCCCAGAGCGCACAACACTGGAGCCCTTCTCTTTCTCATCCACGGAGTCCAGTTTTGCTTTCCAGACATTTTCCATACACTAccccctgaaaaaaaaacacaacagaaaacagttaGAGGGTCATTTACATTCTgtgcactgaaaacaaacagcataaaCGAGGCTGTTCGTTAAGTCGGGGCTAAAACCACATCAAACTCATCTGGGGAGCATACAGCGACCACCTAAATAACTTTGGATTTATACATGCATCCCTCCGTCTGCTTAAATCAAGCTTGTATACATACGGACACAAACAGGCGGCCATTAACACAACCCAGGTGAGGCGGCGCACTCTGCAGCACCCTCAGCAGCCAAGCTCCAGACACAAATAAATCCTTTCTTTTCTCGCAGCCCCCATCCCGCCGCTGACCCCCCGTCCCCTCCAGCCCACGCTCATCAAAGGGGCGCCCTCATTCTGCGGGCCGTAACCCGAGCCCTCCACCTTCCCGCTCAGGTGTAACCAATACAGGTAGAGGGGCTAAGAGGAgcaaggaggggggggggggacacagaCTGCATTCATGAGTCGGGACAAAGAGCAACTAACGAGAGGCAGGATTGAGGAGGGGGGTGTATCACAGCAGTGAGTGGAAGTGTGTCTAAGATAGCTCTGAACAGAGTGTTTTGGGAGGAAAATGAAGGATGGTAATAGTCGGCGTTTGCAGCTTAATGCAGGGAGAAGAGCTTTTCTCTCCCCCTGTCGCTCGCTGCCAAGTTTCCCGAATTCTTTCCTGTCAGGTTAAACTAACAACTTCCCGTCAGGATGAGGAGGGTGGTCCTGAAAAACTCTCtcttttcttcccccccccccttcttttctctcacacacatacagtacacgGCGCTGAACACGCTCGGCTGTCCTGTAAAAAGCAGAAGCAAAACAGAGCTTCCACATATGTAGCTGTCCTGATCCTATTAGGGCAGCAGGGATGATTAATGGAGCTCGGTTAGATCCAtgagggggggcggggggggcgTAGAGGACAAAAAGTTAGTGGAAACTCTTACAGCACACCTTAATCATCTAATGGcagcagtaaaaatgtttaGCTGCCTGGCACATTTATTGAAAATGAGCAGAGGAGGACGCTAatggaaaccaaaacaactgcTAAACTGGACCACACATAGTTGGTGCGCATTTTAAATGATGAATTCTGACATTAATGAGAACAAAGCAACActcacaagaaaacaacataGCGTGCCGCTGATTAGAGACTTTATGAATCAGCATAAGTTTAATAAGTTCCATCCATTCcgtggttatttacataaaactgtgGTTATCTGTAAGTGCAAATAgaggcggcagcagctagctatagtACTTCTGGCAGGAATGTCATTATTTCTGCTggataaccatgtaatgcaaaactgatgacgctgtaaagatttataaaatagcgttcAGCTGTAGAATACCCCAACGTCCTCGccataaatgttgttttgaatgtgtttaaatagagtttattaaaaaaaaaaaagccagtttaTCTAAGAATTACCAGCTCCTAAACAAATAATTAGCCTGAAGTCAAGCACTTTATGATTTTCTAGCCTCTCAAATATAAATATGTCTTACTTTCAGCCTGTTGGTGAAGTCGTACAGATTTGTACAGTTTGATTTACTTGCCTGTCCACACCGAGTGGCCCGCCAGTAGCAGGCCGactctgcaaacaaacagcaaactaaTGTGGATCCAGGAGGCCTGTGGCTTctgtggctggctgcagtatgGACACAACTCGGGACAGCTGCCCCATACATGCGCACAGAGCACCTGCTCCAACTGTGAGAGTCGCTGACCGTAAACCACACCAAACCAGCCAGCCAAGTGGACACACACTGGGACGTGCCACCCGGCCGTGCAACCTCTTTACCTGTCCAGAATGGACAGCACAAAAAATGGAAGGACCAGAAGCGGATAGCGCTATGCAGTAACAGTGACATTAACAGGCCCCCCCTTCATACATCATCagctccttaaaaaaaacaggtttactCCTTTAAGGCTGTGTCTGATTCATTAGTCAGCTGTGTTTGCTTAGTGGATACCCTGCCTCAAGATGAAAAGTTGGCCTGACATCTATGTCCAactttttccatccatccttcccAGAGAAGTCACAGGCGTAAAAAGGCAGAAGAGCCTCCTACGCATTGGGGAGACTGATAAAAAACAGAGCACACTCCCAGACAGCTTCTCTAAATTAAGAGCCCggggtatgtgtgtgtctggatTTGTCTATGACTGTGTTGTtgtaaccttaaaaaaaatacactgctGCAAGAAACCAAAAATTTATGTGACTCCCAAGTTTTGGCATCTATTTGTCCATAATCTgacagatttatatttagtgCACTTAGTTTCCATTACTGTTGTTGGCAGCTTATTGAgacatgttatatttttttttaaattacttaatTAGAAAATATCCAGGTGAGGAGATGTGAAGACTTTTGGTAAGCCAGCTTTGGTCCAGTAATGGCTGCCAGACTTGGTTGGGTTTTTAGATGTGTGTATTTGGGCCAGTTTGGGCTCACAACTCACACGTTTATCTACATTTAGACCGACCACAAATCACGAGCAGCctctttttgcaaaataaagacCAAGTTTGGTTTTTCCACCTGACTAGGAAATCTTTTACATCATATTTGGGTTATTGTCTCCAGCTTGCAGGATTTGTAGGAGTCAAATCATTTAGAGAATTAGACAGGCTTGTGCCTGATTATAATAAGGGTCCTTTAAGGGATTGCTCCGAAGGCTGGGTCATTAAACTGGTCATCATCGGGGGAACAGAGCGTGCTGGTGGTGTGCAGGCATGCATCGCCAGTGAAGGTATGCGAGTTCCCTATCTGATGTTTTGCGAGAGAGTCACTTGACAGAAGTTCATTGTGAGCGTGCTAAGTGAAGACACCGAGGCCCCTGTTCTCTCGGGCCACTGCCGGTCCCATTGTCCCCCTGCCTCCGTGGATAAATTCATTTTGACAACCCTGCTAATTGGATAAAACCAGACTGGAGCCTCCTCCCTGAGCTCTCACATTCCATCTGCTTTCTGGCATGGAGAAGACACACAAGGGAGAGGAGGTGGTGAAGGGGTAGTAGGCTAGTAACTCCTTCCGAGGAGCTGAGCTGTTGAATATTTATCACCTCCCTAAATTtccttctctcccccccccctctcgcCTCTAGTTTTACGTCTTTTTACACCCCTCCTTTTTCACTCTGGAGGTTCTCCAAACACCACAAAGCCCCCCCTTTAGATAAACACATG includes the following:
- the boc gene encoding brother of CDO isoform X4 → MCLWGSVWKMSGKQNWTPWMRKRRAPVLCALGAVLLCCLQSGASATDEVPVFTEEPVSVVQKFGGSVSLRCSARPASAQVSWRLNGEQLMDGYYGVVVGPGSLFVPALSNLTLGRYQCVASTDAGALASVPANVTAANLRDFEPDVQQEIEVDEGNTAVIECHLPESQPKAQVRYSVKQEWLETSKGNYLIMPSGNLQIANATRDDEGPYKCAAYNPVTQEVKTSASTDRLRIRRASPTSTSRPSSSLPGSTSEAARIIYPPAPRSIMVTKGQRLVLECVASGIPTPRVTWAKDGQDLRFHNNTHFLLSNLLIDAVGEGDSGTYVCRADNGIGSAGFTTVLYDVQVFEPPQVTVELQQQEAVHGETVRFTCQVRGKPTPSVMWLHNAQPLAPSPHHRLTSRALRIFNVGPQDDGLYQCMAENGVGSSQASVRLVTVSTGVSSGRTLPSIYRPLSPDKVLKEQPPVRPGATGAMLPMDCSEVPGQILPADAPIILSQPRTGRADSYELTWRPRHGRGAPVLEYIIKYRKEGDLLGDWTTRTILGSLHKLTLTKLQPDSLYEVEMAAKNCAGLGQPAMMTFRTGKNRKVHHDPPKPPAVPSTKLSPPEAPDKPTVSTDTETSAYVTWIPRGNRGFPIQSYRVEYKKVKRAGEDWVTAVENIPPSRLSVEITGLEKGTSYKFRVVAVNVIGSSPPSAPSKAYTVVGGRTHERPVDGPYITYNEAINETTIILKWTYTPVNNTPIYGFYIYYRPTDSDNDSDYKKDVVEGDRYWHSITDLQPETAYDIKMQSFNEKGESEFGNVVILETKARLNPHWPVPSEAPDSGIGGHSVLVPRPGDLPYLIVGIVLGAFVFIIVAFIPFCLWRAWAKQKQTSDLCFPAVAAPVSSCQYTMVPLQGLALVGHCPLDAHMAAPHGVYPANGEYVQNGKAHHPKDCLPGMQQDEVDCEMECDSLLPQTMSNGHLPVYHYSTGGADHNQTCCSPNDVTPQLPASPCQPGGDARFFGGDGEQDRTRKPEPLHLMSLKDNIFTSSSATATQPPRDPIQEVTVLPNEVPMEDDGSAGTADA
- the boc gene encoding brother of CDO isoform X5 codes for the protein MCLWGSVWKMSGKQNWTPWMRKRRAPVLCALGAVLLCCLQSGASATDEVPVFTEEPVSVVQKFGGSVSLRCSARPASAQVSWRLNGEQLMDGYYGVVVGPGSLFVPALSNLTLGRYQCVASTDAGALASVPANVTAANLRDFEPDVQQEIEVDEGNTAVIECHLPESQPKAQVRYSVKQEWLETSKGNYLIMPSGNLQIANATRDDEGPYKCAAYNPVTQEVKTSASTDRLRIRRSTSEAARIIYPPAPRSIMVTKGQRLVLECVASGIPTPRVTWAKDGQDLRFHNNTHFLLSNLLIDAVGEGDSGTYVCRADNGIGSAGFTTVLYDVQVFEPPQVTVELQQQEAVHGETVRFTCQVRGKPTPSVMWLHNAQPLAPSPHHRLTSRALRIFNVGPQDDGLYQCMAENGVGSSQASVRLVTVSTGVSSGRTLPSIYRPLSPDKVLKEQPPVRPGATGAMLPMDCSEVPGQILPADAPIILSQPRTGRADSYELTWRPRHGRGAPVLEYIIKYRKEGDLLGDWTTRTILGSLHKLTLTKLQPDSLYEVEMAAKNCAGLGQPAMMTFRTGKNRKVHHDPPKPPAVPSTKLSPPEAPDKPTVSTDTETSAYVTWIPRGNRGFPIQSYRVEYKKVKRAGEDWVTAVENIPPSRLSVEITGLEKGTSYKFRVVAVNVIGSSPPSAPSKAYTVVGGRTHERPVDGPYITYNEAINETTIILKWTYTPVNNTPIYGFYIYYRPTDSDNDSDYKKDVVEGDRYWHSITDLQPETAYDIKMQSFNEKGESEFGNVVILETKARLNPHWPVPSEAPDSGIGGHSVLVPRPGDLPYLIVGIVLGAFVFIIVAFIPFCLWRAWAKQKQTSDLCFPAVAAPVSSCQYTMVPLQGLALVGHCPLDAHMAAPHGVYPANGEYVQNGKAHHPKDCLPGMQQDEVDCEMECDSLLPQTMSNGHLPVYHYSTGGADHNQTCCSPNDVTPQLPASPCQPGGDARFFGGDGEQDRTRKPEPLHLMSLKDNIFTSSSATATQPPRDPIQEVTVLPNEVPMEDDGSAGTADA